CATACCAAGCAATAGGAAGTCCTATAATTATAGGAGCAACAGAGATAATTAAAACCCAAGTAATTATAGCTTTTCTTTGAAATTTATCTATATATGCAATATATCCCATAAGTGCACAAATTGCTCCTGAAGCTCCTAGTAAATTCACATAATTATCTAAATAGTAAATGTATAAAAAGCTAAAAATAGAAGTTAATAAACCAGCAACGAAATAAGCTAGTATAAACTCTTGTTTACCTTTATGAAGTTCAATTGCATTACCAAATTGGTAAAGAACAAACATATTCATAGCTAAGTGTCCTAAGCCTCCATGGGCAAACATAGTTGTTAAAGGTTGCCAATAAAAACCACCTTCTAGAAAATACATATTTAAACCAAAATATAAACCT
This sequence is a window from Halarcobacter mediterraneus. Protein-coding genes within it:
- a CDS encoding rhomboid family intramembrane serine protease: MLRTTNSNFTLTNITIAITVLMYFIQINVNYGGLYFGLNMYFLEGGFYWQPLTTMFAHGGLGHLAMNMFVLYQFGNAIELHKGKQEFILAYFVAGLLTSIFSFLYIYYLDNYVNLLGASGAICALMGYIAYIDKFQRKAIITWVLIISVAPIIIGLPIAWYAHFIGLAIGFLIGMIRK